In Lentibacillus amyloliquefaciens, one DNA window encodes the following:
- a CDS encoding PIN/TRAM domain-containing protein yields the protein MLKKIVHLFFIICGGTIGYLYVPDIINMFDFTDATWAASPYLGMVFGAIILFVLSYFIAGHIVGFLRWVEEGLIKAPVGDLLFGSLGLIAGLFIAYLVNIPLTDINIYLVSQVLPLFITILLGYFGFQVGFRRRDELMSLLNFNRKERDKKRSSDGEQPQPKKHPKSKILDTSVIIDGRIADICQTNFLEGTIVIPQFVLGELQHIADSSDVLKRNRGRRGLDVLNRIQKELPVDVEIYEGDFEEIPEVDSKLIKLAKVIDGIVVTNDFNLNKVCDLQEVPVLNINDLANAVKPVVLPGEELNVQVIKDGKEHNQGVAYLDDGTMIVVEEGHDYIGKKVEVLITSVLQTSAGRMIFAKPKLLEKAQ from the coding sequence GTGCTAAAAAAGATTGTCCATTTATTTTTCATTATTTGTGGCGGTACCATTGGGTATTTATATGTTCCGGATATTATCAATATGTTTGACTTTACCGACGCAACATGGGCTGCATCCCCTTATTTAGGCATGGTTTTTGGTGCAATTATATTATTTGTGTTATCTTATTTTATCGCGGGACATATTGTTGGATTTTTACGTTGGGTGGAAGAGGGTCTAATTAAAGCGCCGGTTGGGGACCTGCTCTTTGGCAGTCTGGGTTTGATCGCCGGTTTATTCATTGCTTATCTGGTGAACATCCCTTTAACAGATATTAATATTTATCTTGTCTCACAGGTGCTTCCGCTCTTTATCACAATTTTGCTTGGTTATTTCGGTTTTCAGGTTGGTTTCAGACGGCGGGATGAATTAATGAGCCTGCTTAATTTTAATCGTAAAGAACGCGATAAAAAACGCTCTTCTGATGGCGAGCAGCCGCAGCCGAAAAAACATCCCAAATCCAAAATTCTGGATACAAGCGTCATCATTGATGGTCGTATCGCTGATATCTGTCAGACAAACTTTCTTGAAGGAACAATTGTCATTCCGCAGTTTGTTCTGGGTGAACTGCAGCATATTGCTGACTCATCGGACGTACTGAAACGAAACCGGGGCCGTCGCGGACTTGATGTTCTTAACCGGATTCAAAAGGAATTGCCGGTCGATGTTGAGATTTATGAAGGTGATTTTGAAGAGATCCCGGAAGTTGACAGCAAACTGATAAAACTTGCTAAAGTCATCGATGGAATTGTTGTAACGAATGACTTTAATTTAAATAAAGTTTGTGATTTGCAGGAAGTCCCCGTATTGAATATTAACGACCTGGCAAATGCTGTCAAACCGGTTGTCTTGCCTGGAGAAGAACTTAATGTGCAAGTGATAAAAGACGGCAAGGAGCATAATCAGGGTGTTGCATATCTCGATGACGGCACCATGATTGTTGTGGAAGAAGGGCACGATTATATCGGTAAGAAGGTTGAAGTGCTGATTACGAGTGTCCTGCAGACCTCTGCCGGCAGAATGATCTTTGCTAAACCAAAATTACTTGAAAAAGCTCAGTAA
- the radA gene encoding DNA repair protein RadA: MAKRKMKYVCQECGYESAKWMGKCPGCNNWNTLVEEMEASPASSRHTMTRDAKTKHQPESITAVETQKEPRMTTSMEEFNRVLGGGIVPGSLALIGGDPGIGKSTLLLQISAQLADKHLPVLYISGEESVRQTKLRADRLGVTSDLLYVLSETNLLDIVNQIEQIKPSLVVIDSIQTIYREEISSAPGSVSQVRESTSELMRVAKSNGIPIFIVGHVTKEGAIAGPRMLEHMVDAVLYFEGERHHTYRIVRSVKNRFGSTHEMGIFEMKEEGLREVMNPSEIFLEERSQGAAGSTVVASMEGTRPILVEIQALISPTSFGNPRRMATGIDTNRVPLLMAVLEKRVGLMLQNQDAYIKVAGGVKLDEPAIDLAVAVSIASSFRNQPTKPEDIVIGEVGLTGEVRRVARFEQRVQEAAKLGFKRVICPEKNLEGWRPPESIEVLGVNTVQEALEEGLER; this comes from the coding sequence TTGGCTAAACGCAAAATGAAGTATGTTTGCCAGGAATGCGGCTATGAATCTGCCAAATGGATGGGTAAGTGCCCCGGCTGTAACAACTGGAACACGCTGGTAGAAGAAATGGAAGCATCTCCTGCAAGCAGCAGGCATACAATGACGAGGGATGCAAAGACGAAGCATCAGCCCGAAAGCATAACGGCTGTGGAGACACAAAAAGAACCCCGCATGACAACATCGATGGAGGAATTTAACCGTGTGCTTGGCGGCGGCATTGTGCCGGGATCACTGGCTTTGATAGGCGGGGATCCGGGGATTGGAAAGTCAACATTGCTGCTGCAAATATCAGCTCAATTAGCTGACAAGCATTTGCCGGTCTTGTATATATCCGGGGAGGAATCCGTCCGGCAGACAAAACTTCGGGCAGACAGACTTGGTGTCACCTCCGATTTATTATATGTATTATCAGAGACGAATTTACTTGATATCGTCAATCAGATTGAACAGATAAAACCTTCATTAGTCGTGATTGATTCAATCCAGACGATTTACCGTGAAGAAATATCAAGCGCTCCCGGAAGCGTTTCTCAGGTGCGTGAAAGCACAAGTGAACTGATGCGTGTTGCCAAATCAAATGGCATCCCGATCTTCATTGTCGGCCATGTTACCAAAGAAGGCGCCATTGCCGGACCGCGAATGCTGGAGCATATGGTTGATGCTGTACTCTACTTTGAAGGGGAGCGTCACCATACTTACCGCATTGTACGCAGTGTGAAGAATCGTTTTGGCAGTACACATGAAATGGGAATTTTCGAAATGAAGGAAGAAGGATTGCGGGAAGTCATGAACCCTTCCGAGATCTTTCTGGAAGAACGTTCACAGGGAGCGGCCGGCTCTACGGTAGTTGCTTCAATGGAAGGCACACGCCCTATTCTGGTCGAAATACAGGCGTTGATTTCTCCGACAAGTTTCGGCAATCCAAGACGGATGGCAACCGGTATTGATACGAACCGGGTTCCGCTTCTGATGGCTGTATTGGAAAAACGTGTGGGGCTTATGCTGCAAAACCAGGATGCCTATATAAAGGTTGCCGGCGGGGTAAAGCTTGATGAACCGGCCATTGATCTGGCAGTAGCTGTCAGCATCGCATCCAGCTTCCGGAATCAGCCGACGAAACCAGAGGATATTGTGATTGGTGAAGTTGGGCTGACCGGCGAAGTTAGACGTGTAGCCCGATTTGAACAGCGCGTGCAGGAAGCAGCAAAGCTGGGCTTCAAACGTGTTATATGCCCTGAGAAAAATCTGGAAGGGTGGAGGCCGCCGGAATCGATTGAAGTCCTTGGCGTCAACACAGTACAGGAAGCCCTGGAAGAGGGACTGGAGCGTTAA
- the clpC gene encoding ATP-dependent protease ATP-binding subunit ClpC — protein sequence MMFGRFTERAQKVLALSQEEAVRLGHNNIGTEHILLGLVREGNGIAAKALESLGLEVTKIQQEVEKLIGTGKQPMQTIHYTPRAKKVVELSQDEARKLGHSYVGTEHILLGLIREGEGVAARVLNNLGVSLNKARQQVLQLLGSNESQAGRQGRGAQSSNANTPTLDSLARDLTESAKDGNVDPVIGRSGEIERVIQVLSRRTKNNPVLIGEPGVGKTAVAEGLAQQIVNNEVPEILRDKRVMTLDMGTVVAGTKYRGEFEDRLKKVMEEIRQASNIILFIDELHTLIGAGGAEGAIDASNILKPALSRGELQCVGATTLDEYRKYIEKDAALERRFQPIQVDEPTLEETIQILKGLRDRYEAHHRVTITDDAIEAAANLSNRYITDRFLPDKAIDLIDEAGSKVRLSSYTVPPNLKELEQKLGDVRKEKDSAVQGQEFEKAASLRDSEQHLREELEETKKEWKEKQGQKDSEVTIEDIATVVSVWTGVPVTRMTKDESERLLNLEDTLHNRVIGQDEAVNAVSKAIRRARAGLKDPKRPIGSFIFLGPTGVGKTELARALAEAMFADEEAMIRIDMSEYMEKHSTSRLVGSPPGYVGYDEGGQLTEKVRTKPYSVVLLDEVEKAHPEVFNILLQVLEDGRLTDAKGRLVDFRNTVLIMTSNVGANELKQNKYVGFTLDEDKEQDYQDMKKKVIDELKKAFRPEFLNRVDETIVFHSLEKKHMKYIVNLMLKQLQDRLKEQEIEFSLTDKAVEKIANEGFDPEYGARPLRRSIQKNIEDLMSEELLQENFKKGEKVKIGLNNKGEFLILP from the coding sequence ATGATGTTTGGACGTTTCACAGAACGAGCACAAAAAGTATTGGCATTATCGCAGGAAGAAGCTGTAAGACTTGGCCATAACAACATCGGCACAGAACATATATTACTCGGCCTTGTTCGTGAAGGAAATGGTATTGCAGCTAAAGCACTTGAATCCTTAGGGCTTGAAGTAACTAAAATTCAGCAGGAAGTGGAAAAATTGATCGGAACCGGCAAACAGCCGATGCAGACGATTCATTATACACCACGGGCGAAGAAAGTAGTTGAACTATCCCAGGATGAAGCTCGCAAACTGGGTCATTCATATGTTGGAACCGAACATATCCTGTTAGGCCTGATTCGTGAAGGCGAAGGGGTTGCAGCACGCGTTCTTAATAACCTTGGTGTCAGTCTTAACAAGGCACGCCAGCAAGTGCTTCAGCTTCTGGGAAGCAATGAATCCCAAGCTGGACGGCAAGGCCGCGGTGCCCAGTCGTCAAATGCCAACACCCCGACATTAGATTCACTGGCACGGGATTTGACTGAAAGTGCTAAAGATGGAAATGTTGATCCCGTTATCGGCCGCAGCGGTGAAATTGAACGGGTCATCCAGGTGTTAAGCCGCCGGACGAAGAATAACCCGGTGCTGATTGGTGAGCCCGGTGTTGGTAAAACAGCTGTAGCAGAAGGGCTGGCACAGCAAATTGTCAATAATGAAGTTCCCGAGATATTGCGCGACAAACGTGTGATGACCCTTGATATGGGAACTGTTGTTGCCGGAACCAAATACCGCGGTGAATTTGAAGACCGTCTTAAAAAAGTGATGGAGGAAATCCGCCAGGCCTCAAATATCATCTTGTTTATCGATGAATTGCATACATTGATCGGAGCAGGCGGGGCAGAAGGAGCAATTGATGCTTCGAATATCCTGAAACCGGCGCTTTCCCGCGGTGAACTGCAATGTGTCGGGGCAACAACATTGGATGAGTATCGTAAATATATTGAAAAAGATGCTGCGTTAGAGCGCAGGTTTCAGCCGATTCAGGTAGATGAGCCAACATTGGAAGAGACAATCCAGATTTTAAAGGGTCTGCGTGACCGATATGAAGCGCATCACCGTGTAACGATTACAGATGATGCCATTGAAGCAGCTGCTAATTTATCAAACCGCTATATCACTGACCGCTTTCTGCCGGATAAAGCAATTGACTTGATTGACGAAGCCGGCTCCAAAGTTCGTCTGAGTTCCTATACCGTTCCGCCGAACTTAAAAGAACTGGAACAGAAGCTTGGTGATGTTCGAAAAGAAAAAGATTCTGCTGTCCAAGGCCAGGAATTTGAAAAAGCTGCATCATTGAGAGATTCTGAACAGCATCTGCGCGAAGAACTGGAAGAAACAAAAAAAGAATGGAAAGAAAAACAAGGGCAGAAAGATTCTGAGGTAACGATTGAGGACATTGCTACCGTCGTTTCCGTTTGGACGGGTGTACCGGTGACCAGAATGACTAAAGATGAAAGTGAGCGGCTTCTGAACCTGGAAGACACACTGCATAACCGGGTCATTGGTCAGGACGAAGCTGTCAATGCAGTGTCAAAAGCCATACGCCGTGCCCGCGCTGGACTGAAAGACCCAAAACGCCCGATTGGTTCATTTATTTTCCTTGGCCCAACCGGCGTTGGAAAAACCGAACTTGCCAGAGCGCTGGCTGAAGCGATGTTTGCTGATGAAGAAGCAATGATTCGGATTGACATGTCAGAGTATATGGAAAAACATTCCACTTCCCGTCTGGTTGGTTCACCGCCGGGATATGTCGGCTATGATGAAGGCGGACAACTCACTGAGAAAGTCCGTACAAAACCATACTCGGTTGTGTTATTGGACGAAGTGGAAAAAGCCCATCCGGAAGTTTTCAACATTTTGCTGCAAGTGCTTGAAGATGGCCGGCTGACAGATGCCAAAGGCCGTTTGGTTGACTTCCGAAACACTGTTTTGATCATGACGTCAAACGTCGGGGCAAATGAACTTAAACAGAACAAATATGTCGGCTTTACACTCGACGAGGATAAAGAACAAGATTATCAGGATATGAAGAAAAAAGTGATTGACGAACTGAAAAAAGCATTCCGTCCGGAGTTTTTAAACCGGGTTGACGAAACTATTGTTTTCCATTCACTTGAGAAGAAACATATGAAATATATCGTCAATCTAATGCTTAAGCAGCTGCAGGACCGTCTAAAAGAACAGGAAATCGAATTCTCATTGACAGATAAGGCTGTCGAGAAGATTGCCAATGAAGGATTTGACCCGGAATACGGCGCACGTCCATTACGCCGGTCGATCCAGAAAAACATTGAAGACCTTATGTCTGAAGAACTGCTGCAAGAAAACTTCAAAAAAGGTGAAAAAGTAAAAATCGGCTTAAATAATAAAGGAGAATTTCTAATTTTGCCGTAG
- a CDS encoding protein arginine kinase, with translation MTLQQFMNEAISPWMREEGPDSDIVLSTRIRLARNFAQYSFPIIASENNLQHISTFIQQEYEDQTFQDYRDFLFVPIEDLTPVERRVLVEKHLISPHLAEKNHVSAVLISKNEQVSIMVNEEDHLRLQLYFPGFQLNHALTKVFELDDWLEEKIDYAFDEKRGYLTGCPTNVGTGMRASVMMHLPALSWTKQIKRMIPAINQLGLVVRGIYGEGSEATGNIFQISNQITLGKSEVDIVNDLESVVRELIEHERNARNYMMEQSSTHLEDRIYRSYGVMAYSRIIESKEAAKCLSDVRLGIDLGIIENVSRNILNELMVLTQPGFLQQYAKKTLTPNERDVLRASLIRERVQLET, from the coding sequence ATGACATTGCAGCAATTCATGAACGAGGCAATAAGCCCATGGATGCGCGAGGAAGGTCCTGACAGTGATATCGTGTTAAGCACCAGGATTCGATTGGCCCGAAATTTTGCGCAATATTCATTTCCAATTATCGCAAGCGAGAACAATCTTCAGCATATCAGCACGTTTATCCAGCAGGAATATGAGGATCAAACATTTCAGGATTACCGTGATTTTTTATTTGTTCCCATCGAGGATCTTACCCCGGTTGAAAGACGTGTTTTAGTAGAGAAACATTTAATCAGTCCGCATTTGGCAGAAAAGAATCATGTATCCGCCGTACTGATTTCCAAAAATGAACAGGTTTCGATTATGGTCAATGAGGAAGACCATTTGCGCCTTCAGCTGTACTTCCCCGGATTTCAGCTGAATCACGCTCTTACAAAAGTCTTTGAGCTTGATGATTGGCTTGAAGAGAAAATTGATTACGCATTTGACGAAAAACGGGGATATCTGACCGGGTGTCCGACAAATGTCGGAACAGGCATGCGGGCTTCAGTCATGATGCATTTGCCTGCACTCTCCTGGACCAAGCAGATCAAACGGATGATACCGGCTATCAACCAGCTGGGACTGGTTGTCCGAGGGATATACGGAGAAGGCAGTGAAGCAACAGGCAACATTTTTCAAATATCCAACCAGATAACACTTGGCAAGTCTGAAGTGGATATTGTTAATGATTTAGAAAGTGTTGTCCGGGAACTGATTGAGCATGAACGAAACGCCAGAAATTACATGATGGAACAATCAAGTACACACCTTGAAGACCGAATTTACCGTTCTTATGGTGTTATGGCGTACAGCCGGATCATCGAATCAAAAGAAGCGGCAAAATGTTTGTCTGATGTCCGGCTGGGGATTGATTTAGGTATTATTGAAAATGTATCACGTAATATATTAAACGAGTTAATGGTACTGACTCAGCCAGGATTTTTGCAGCAATATGCCAAAAAAACATTGACTCCGAATGAGCGGGATGTCCTAAGAGCGTCACTCATTCGTGAACGGGTACAATTAGAGACATAG
- a CDS encoding UvrB/UvrC motif-containing protein: protein MECQECHKRPAALHFTQVINGEKTEVYVCEVCANEKGYMSYPEEGYSLHHLLSGLFNSTFESIQSQSGSQDKQEELSCPQCDMTLSEFKRIGKFGCPTCYETFSDSLDAIFRRVHSGNLTHHGKIPARIGGSMRVQKQVDEYKDELQHLINNEAFEEAAKVRDKIKELEEQRRGDDR from the coding sequence ATGGAATGCCAGGAATGCCATAAGCGGCCGGCTGCACTCCATTTCACCCAGGTCATTAACGGGGAAAAAACGGAAGTGTATGTTTGTGAAGTCTGCGCTAATGAAAAAGGCTATATGAGTTACCCGGAAGAAGGCTATTCATTGCACCACCTGCTTTCCGGGCTATTCAATTCAACATTTGAAAGTATACAGAGCCAGTCCGGAAGCCAGGACAAACAGGAAGAATTGTCTTGTCCGCAATGTGACATGACTCTTTCGGAATTTAAACGCATTGGGAAATTTGGCTGCCCGACATGTTATGAGACATTTTCCGATTCATTGGATGCCATATTCCGCCGCGTTCACAGCGGGAACCTGACACATCACGGAAAAATCCCTGCACGGATTGGCGGAAGTATGCGTGTCCAGAAACAAGTTGATGAATACAAAGACGAATTACAGCACCTGATTAATAATGAAGCTTTTGAAGAGGCCGCCAAAGTCCGTGATAAGATTAAGGAACTGGAAGAACAAAGGCGGGGTGATGACAGATGA
- a CDS encoding CtsR family transcriptional regulator has protein sequence MRNISDIIEQHLKQILESAGKDEIDIKRSELAEEFQCVPSQINYVIKTRFTVEKGYIVESKRGGGGYIRIIRIQHQDRAELIDEIIGLINPVVSQQATMDVLERLLEEELVTEREAKIMLSAINRDTLAFQLPLRDEVRARILTSMLSTLKYLNK, from the coding sequence ATGCGTAACATCTCGGATATAATAGAACAGCATTTAAAGCAGATTTTGGAGTCCGCGGGAAAAGATGAAATTGATATCAAACGAAGCGAACTTGCTGAAGAATTTCAGTGTGTACCATCACAAATCAATTATGTGATTAAAACACGTTTCACTGTGGAAAAAGGATATATAGTAGAAAGCAAAAGAGGGGGCGGCGGGTATATCCGTATTATACGGATTCAACATCAGGACAGAGCTGAATTAATCGATGAAATTATTGGATTAATAAATCCTGTCGTTTCACAGCAGGCTACAATGGACGTGCTCGAACGTCTGCTTGAAGAAGAACTGGTCACCGAACGCGAGGCAAAAATCATGTTAAGCGCCATTAACAGAGACACGCTTGCTTTTCAGCTTCCTTTGCGCGATGAAGTCCGGGCACGTATTTTAACCTCGATGCTATCGACCTTAAAATATCTAAATAAGTAA
- a CDS encoding MgtC/SapB family protein: MEYMEYLNELVGENFTIIMIRLLIALLLSGLIGFERELKNHSAGFRTHILVGVGACLMMLLSLYGFETFIQAYDNIRFDPSRIPSYVISGIGFLGAGTIIVNGMTIRGLTTAASIWTVAGLGLVVGAGMYAASVFTTLIILLSLIFLNNFEKRFRKGRLNMIEITALPGLEMNRVISAFESYSLTINKVEIERVDDDLRNIVVTIDPDKNLDRVALFENISQIEYVKNISARK; the protein is encoded by the coding sequence ATGGAGTATATGGAATATTTGAATGAGCTTGTTGGTGAAAATTTCACCATCATTATGATACGGTTGCTAATCGCTCTGCTCCTATCCGGTCTTATTGGATTCGAGCGGGAATTGAAAAACCATTCAGCAGGTTTCAGGACGCATATATTGGTTGGGGTTGGCGCATGTCTCATGATGCTTTTGTCATTATACGGATTTGAAACATTTATTCAAGCATATGATAATATCCGATTTGATCCATCACGTATCCCATCTTATGTTATCAGTGGCATTGGTTTTCTTGGTGCAGGTACGATCATCGTTAATGGGATGACCATCAGAGGGCTGACCACTGCTGCTTCAATATGGACAGTCGCGGGGCTTGGTCTTGTAGTTGGGGCTGGCATGTATGCTGCATCAGTGTTTACAACACTAATAATCCTGTTGAGTCTGATCTTTTTAAATAATTTTGAGAAACGTTTCAGAAAAGGAAGATTAAACATGATTGAAATAACAGCACTGCCAGGGCTGGAAATGAATCGTGTTATTTCAGCATTTGAGTCGTATTCGCTCACAATAAATAAGGTTGAAATAGAACGTGTGGATGATGATTTGAGGAACATTGTCGTCACCATTGATCCTGACAAAAATTTAGATCGGGTGGCGTTATTTGAAAATATATCACAAATTGAGTATGTGAAAAACATCTCGGCACGAAAGTAA